A genomic stretch from Flavobacterium humidisoli includes:
- a CDS encoding 5-carboxymethyl-2-hydroxymuconate Delta-isomerase, with the protein MPNFIIDCSENVTRLKTTAEIMQEVFEAALSTNLFTAPEIKVRIHAFSDYNNGNTQDDFIHVFGYIMEGRNAEQKGNLSKVIVTKLKDLLPQVPSISMNIQDFEKESYFNSKSI; encoded by the coding sequence ATGCCAAATTTTATTATTGATTGTTCTGAAAATGTAACGAGATTAAAAACTACAGCCGAAATAATGCAGGAAGTTTTTGAGGCTGCCTTATCAACAAATCTTTTTACTGCACCAGAAATTAAAGTTCGTATCCATGCTTTTTCAGATTATAATAATGGAAATACTCAAGACGATTTTATTCACGTTTTTGGTTATATCATGGAAGGCAGAAATGCTGAACAGAAAGGTAATTTATCGAAAGTAATTGTTACTAAATTGAAAGACTTACTGCCGCAAGTTCCTTCCATTTCTATGAATATTCAAGATTTTGAAAAAGAAAGTTATTTTAATAGCAAATCAATTTAG